A region from the Muribaculum gordoncarteri genome encodes:
- the clpP gene encoding ATP-dependent Clp endopeptidase proteolytic subunit ClpP — protein MNNDFRNYAVKHLGMNGLALDQYVAATNASNITSSYISPTIIEERQLNVAQMDVFSRLMMDRIIFLGTDVNDYTANVIQAQLLYLDSADPGKDVSIYINSPGGSVYAGLGIYDTMQYISSDVATICTGIAASMAAVLLVAGTAGKRFALRHSRVMIHQPMGGAQGQASDIEITAREIQKLKKELYTIISEHSGVPFEKVEKDSDRDYWMTAEEAKDYGMIDKVLVKAKH, from the coding sequence ATGAACAACGACTTTAGAAATTACGCCGTAAAGCATTTGGGCATGAACGGACTTGCTCTCGACCAATATGTCGCAGCCACAAATGCTTCCAACATCACCTCAAGCTACATTTCACCTACCATCATAGAGGAACGCCAGCTAAATGTGGCACAAATGGATGTTTTCTCACGACTGATGATGGATAGAATCATATTCCTTGGTACCGATGTCAATGACTATACCGCCAATGTCATACAGGCTCAGCTTCTGTACCTCGACTCGGCAGATCCCGGTAAGGATGTGTCGATATACATCAACTCACCCGGCGGCTCGGTATATGCCGGTCTTGGCATATATGACACTATGCAATACATTTCAAGCGATGTAGCTACTATATGTACAGGCATTGCCGCTTCGATGGCTGCCGTGCTGCTTGTGGCCGGTACCGCCGGCAAGCGATTTGCGCTTCGTCATTCAAGAGTCATGATTCATCAGCCCATGGGCGGCGCTCAGGGTCAGGCTTCCGATATCGAGATTACTGCCCGTGAGATTCAAAAATTAAAGAAGGAATTATATACGATAATTTCCGAGCACTCAGGCGTGCCGTTTGAAAAAGTCGAAAAGGATTCCGACCGCGATTATTGGATGACGGCTGAGGAAGCCAAGGATTACGGCATGATCGATAAGGTCCTTGTAAAGGCTAAACATTAA
- the clpX gene encoding ATP-dependent Clp protease ATP-binding subunit ClpX, with protein MAKSTDTAKCSFCGRPANMTEALVPSVDKANTYICAECVAAISGMLEEYHRENKAASKEATSLTDIPKPKEIYEFLNQYVIGQDDAKKYLSVAVYNHYKRLSQKQDDDVDIEKSNIILVGPTGTGKTLLAKTIAKLLNVPFTIVDATVLTQAGYVGEDIESLLTRLLQVADYDVAKAEKGIVFIDEIDKIARKGDNPSITRDVSGEGVQQGLLKLLEGSIVNVPPQGGRKHPEQRMIPVNTKDILFICGGAFDGIEQKIAHRLNTHVVGYSTDPARQRIQRDNYLKFVAPQDLKSFGLIPEIIGRLPILTNLEPLNRDALRRVLTEPKNAIVRQYVKLFEMDGVKLSFSDDALDLIVDKAIEYKLGARGLRSIVESIMIDSMFDIPTEKPETFEVTREYALEKLKKANFEINQ; from the coding sequence ATGGCAAAAAGCACTGACACAGCTAAATGCTCGTTCTGTGGTCGTCCGGCCAACATGACTGAGGCCCTGGTGCCTTCAGTCGACAAGGCCAACACCTATATATGCGCAGAATGTGTAGCGGCGATAAGCGGAATGCTCGAAGAGTATCACCGCGAGAACAAGGCGGCCTCCAAGGAAGCCACTTCACTCACCGACATACCCAAGCCGAAGGAGATATACGAATTCCTTAATCAATATGTAATCGGGCAGGACGATGCCAAGAAGTATCTTTCGGTGGCCGTCTACAATCACTACAAGCGTCTTTCGCAAAAGCAGGATGACGATGTAGACATCGAGAAGAGCAACATAATCCTTGTAGGGCCTACCGGTACCGGCAAGACATTGCTTGCAAAGACAATCGCCAAGTTGCTCAATGTGCCGTTTACCATAGTCGATGCTACGGTGCTGACACAGGCCGGTTACGTGGGCGAGGATATAGAGAGCCTTCTCACTCGATTGCTGCAAGTCGCTGACTATGATGTCGCTAAGGCTGAAAAGGGTATAGTGTTCATCGATGAGATTGACAAGATAGCCCGTAAGGGCGACAATCCGTCGATTACACGTGATGTGAGCGGCGAGGGTGTGCAGCAGGGCTTGCTTAAGCTACTCGAAGGCTCAATCGTGAATGTACCGCCTCAAGGAGGCCGCAAGCATCCCGAGCAGCGCATGATTCCCGTAAACACCAAGGATATCCTGTTCATTTGCGGAGGTGCATTTGATGGAATCGAGCAGAAGATAGCTCACAGGCTCAACACCCATGTGGTGGGATACTCGACCGACCCGGCCCGTCAGCGCATTCAGCGCGATAACTATCTGAAATTTGTAGCTCCACAGGACTTGAAGTCGTTTGGCCTCATACCGGAGATAATAGGGCGATTGCCCATTCTCACCAATCTTGAACCGCTTAACCGCGATGCTTTGCGCAGGGTGCTCACCGAGCCTAAGAATGCCATCGTGCGTCAATATGTCAAGTTGTTTGAGATGGACGGTGTGAAGTTGTCGTTTAGCGACGACGCACTCGACCTCATTGTGGACAAAGCCATTGAATATAAGCTTGGAGCTCGTGGATTGCGCTCGATTGTCGAGTCGATCATGATAGACTCCATGTTTGATATTCCTACGGAAAAGCCCGAAACTTTCGAGGTGACGCGTGAATACGCGCTCGAAAAACTTAAGAAAGCCAATTTTGAAATAAATCAATAA
- the recQ gene encoding DNA helicase RecQ, translating into MAKNIVLTEELKKHFGFDTFKGNQEAIISSLLAGNDTFVLMPTGGGKSLCYQLPSLLMEGTAIVISPLIALMKNQVDAMRNFSEDDNVAHFLNSSLNKTAIDQVKSDIIAGKTKLLYVAPESLTKEENIEFLKTVPISFYAVDEAHCISEWGHDFRPEYRRIRPIINEISRRPVIALTATATPKVQHDIQKNLGMQDAAVFKSSFNRTNLYYEVRPKTANVDRDIIKFIKANPDKSGIIYCLSRKKVEELAEILKVNNIKALPYHAGMDGATRSANQDAFLLEKVDVIVATIAFGMGIDKPDVRFVIHYDIPKSLEGYYQETGRAGRDGGEGQCIAFYINKDLLKMEKFMQGKPLAEQEIGKQLLIETASYAESSICRRKSLLHYFGEEYNEDNCGNCDNCLNPKKQVEAKDELCAVIETVAALKEKFKSDQVIDVMLGNNTATVKSYNHDDLEVFGCLQGSDARTVNTVIRQAIIAGYLDRDIENFGLLKITAKGKAYYKKPTSFKIVEDNEFNEEEEEMVVKSGAACAVDPELYNILKDLRKKLAKRLELPPYVIFQDPSLEAMATTYPISIEELQNIPGVGAGKAKRYGEEFIKVIKTHVEENEIERPEDLRVRSVANKSKLKISIIQGIDRKIALDSLAESKGLEFGELLDEIEAIVYSGTKISIDYFLNEIMDEDRQLDIFEYFKESESDALEDAINELGSEYTEEEIRLMRIKFLSELGN; encoded by the coding sequence ATGGCAAAGAATATAGTTCTTACAGAAGAGCTTAAGAAGCACTTCGGATTTGACACCTTCAAAGGTAATCAAGAGGCAATCATTTCCAGCCTTCTTGCGGGGAATGATACATTTGTCTTGATGCCTACGGGCGGTGGCAAGTCATTATGCTATCAATTGCCATCGTTATTGATGGAGGGTACGGCCATTGTCATTTCACCGCTAATTGCATTGATGAAAAATCAAGTCGATGCCATGCGCAATTTCAGTGAGGATGACAATGTGGCCCATTTCCTGAACTCCTCTCTAAATAAAACTGCAATCGATCAAGTCAAGAGCGATATAATAGCAGGGAAGACCAAGCTGCTCTATGTGGCACCTGAATCGCTCACCAAAGAAGAAAATATTGAATTCCTTAAAACAGTTCCCATCTCGTTTTATGCCGTTGACGAGGCACACTGTATTTCGGAGTGGGGTCATGACTTCCGCCCTGAATACCGACGCATACGCCCGATTATAAACGAGATAAGTCGTCGTCCTGTAATAGCTCTTACTGCGACGGCCACACCGAAGGTTCAGCATGACATACAGAAGAATCTTGGTATGCAGGATGCCGCTGTGTTCAAGTCGTCGTTCAATCGCACCAACCTATATTACGAAGTGCGACCCAAGACGGCCAATGTCGACCGCGACATAATCAAGTTCATTAAGGCCAATCCCGACAAGAGCGGAATAATCTACTGCCTGAGTCGAAAGAAGGTCGAGGAACTTGCCGAGATTCTGAAGGTAAACAACATCAAGGCTCTTCCTTATCATGCCGGTATGGATGGAGCCACCAGGTCGGCCAATCAGGATGCATTCCTTCTCGAGAAAGTGGATGTAATCGTTGCCACTATCGCGTTTGGCATGGGTATTGACAAGCCCGATGTGCGATTTGTAATCCACTACGATATCCCCAAGTCGCTCGAAGGTTACTACCAGGAAACCGGTAGAGCCGGAAGAGATGGCGGAGAGGGGCAGTGCATAGCGTTCTACATCAACAAGGATCTCTTGAAGATGGAGAAGTTCATGCAGGGAAAGCCTTTGGCTGAACAGGAGATAGGAAAGCAATTGCTTATTGAAACCGCCTCTTATGCCGAATCGTCGATATGTCGTCGAAAATCGTTGTTGCATTATTTCGGAGAAGAGTACAATGAGGACAACTGCGGGAACTGTGATAATTGTTTAAATCCCAAAAAACAAGTGGAAGCTAAAGATGAATTGTGTGCCGTGATTGAAACTGTCGCCGCACTTAAAGAAAAATTCAAGTCCGACCAAGTAATCGACGTTATGCTGGGAAACAATACGGCTACCGTCAAGTCTTACAATCACGATGACCTGGAAGTATTCGGTTGTCTGCAGGGTAGTGACGCTCGCACTGTCAATACAGTGATACGACAAGCCATAATAGCCGGATACCTTGACCGCGACATCGAGAATTTCGGACTATTGAAAATCACCGCTAAAGGTAAAGCGTATTATAAGAAACCTACTTCGTTCAAGATTGTAGAGGACAATGAATTCAACGAAGAGGAGGAAGAGATGGTTGTGAAGAGCGGAGCCGCTTGTGCGGTCGATCCGGAGTTGTATAACATACTCAAGGATTTGAGAAAGAAGCTGGCCAAGCGACTCGAACTGCCTCCCTACGTGATATTCCAGGATCCGTCGCTGGAAGCCATGGCCACTACCTATCCTATAAGCATCGAAGAGCTGCAGAACATCCCGGGTGTGGGAGCCGGCAAGGCAAAGCGATATGGCGAAGAGTTCATAAAGGTCATAAAGACCCACGTGGAGGAGAATGAAATCGAGCGCCCCGAGGATTTGAGGGTGCGCAGCGTCGCCAACAAGAGCAAGCTTAAGATATCGATAATCCAGGGTATCGACCGTAAGATAGCACTTGATTCGTTGGCTGAGAGCAAGGGCCTTGAATTTGGCGAGCTTCTCGACGAGATAGAGGCTATAGTCTACTCGGGTACGAAGATAAGCATCGACTATTTCCTTAACGAGATTATGGACGAAGACCGTCAGCTCGATATATTCGAGTACTTCAAGGAGAGCGAAAGCGACGCTTTGGAGGATGCCATAAACGAACTCGGCTCCGAATATACGGAAGAAGAGATAAGGCTTATGCGAATAAAGTTCCTCTCGGAATTGGGCAATTAA
- a CDS encoding putative porin has translation MKKTIFITGLVVAAIAVMQAKDPVIAPSYAWKMLPPLGLREPSTIDTTLYNYAQESVPSAVSSAYATTGNLGAAGQNMIFFDREPMGEFFFKDALYAWLPSLSTHKFYNTRIPMTLLSYNTGGGKENVQDRLKTTFSGNVNKKAQIGAMIDYIYSKGSYDYQATKDLIWGLSGSYMGDRYEMQAFLNHWNMLGQENGGITDDLYITDPAQLQAGQNKIEPKAIPTNLTGAFNRVVGAQFYVNNAYKVGFWKEEEIDDSTTVETFVPVSSFIWTLDYKSGRHTFKNKVASERDYWENTYLNLDGTDDHTKYWSLTNTLGVSLLEEFNKFAKFGAAAFVTHEIRSYTQTTDTIDRLPSLPEGLSPYPVNKVPESAKQNLLWVGGQLTKQYGSLLTYEATARFGLIGDVVGDLDIDGSVSTRFKLLGDSVTITGYGRFRNEAAPYLMNHYVSNHFIWDNDFGKTRSFRVGGRLSIPHTGTFLTAGVENIQNYIYFNKNCMPVQHGGSVQIFSATLNQDLSFGPFNWNNKVTYQTSSEQDIIPLPKLAIYSNMFLSFKVARVLDVQLGVDCDYYTKYKAPGYQPATMTFYNQDEIDCGGYPFMNAYVNMKLSKTRFYVMFSHFNQGMTSNNYFSMPHYPLNPRKFQIGLSIDFAN, from the coding sequence ATGAAGAAAACTATCTTTATAACAGGCCTTGTCGTTGCCGCTATTGCGGTAATGCAGGCAAAGGACCCGGTAATAGCACCGTCCTATGCATGGAAAATGCTTCCCCCGTTGGGATTGAGGGAGCCGTCAACCATCGACACCACACTCTATAACTACGCGCAGGAGTCGGTGCCGTCGGCAGTGTCGTCGGCTTATGCCACTACCGGCAATCTTGGTGCGGCGGGACAGAACATGATATTCTTTGACCGAGAGCCAATGGGCGAATTCTTCTTCAAGGATGCGCTTTATGCTTGGCTGCCTTCGCTGTCGACCCACAAGTTCTACAACACCCGAATACCTATGACTCTGCTCTCCTACAATACGGGCGGAGGCAAGGAGAATGTTCAGGACCGATTGAAAACGACATTTTCAGGCAACGTGAACAAGAAGGCCCAGATAGGCGCAATGATTGACTACATATACTCGAAGGGTAGTTATGACTATCAGGCCACCAAGGATCTTATCTGGGGATTGTCGGGATCGTACATGGGCGATCGATATGAGATGCAAGCGTTCCTTAACCACTGGAATATGCTTGGTCAGGAGAACGGAGGAATAACCGACGACCTCTATATAACCGACCCGGCACAGCTTCAGGCCGGCCAGAATAAGATTGAGCCTAAGGCTATCCCTACCAATCTTACAGGTGCGTTCAATCGTGTAGTAGGCGCACAGTTTTATGTCAATAATGCCTATAAGGTGGGATTCTGGAAGGAAGAGGAAATCGACGACTCCACTACGGTTGAAACGTTTGTACCCGTGTCGAGCTTTATATGGACGCTCGACTACAAATCGGGCCGTCATACATTCAAAAACAAAGTGGCTTCGGAACGTGACTATTGGGAAAACACCTATCTCAATCTTGACGGAACCGACGACCACACTAAATATTGGTCATTGACCAATACACTTGGAGTGTCGCTGCTTGAGGAGTTTAACAAGTTTGCCAAATTTGGAGCAGCAGCATTTGTAACTCACGAAATACGCAGCTATACTCAGACGACCGATACTATCGACCGATTGCCTTCGCTGCCTGAGGGATTGTCGCCTTACCCCGTAAATAAGGTGCCTGAGAGCGCTAAACAGAATCTGCTGTGGGTAGGGGGCCAGTTGACCAAACAGTATGGCTCGTTATTGACCTATGAGGCAACGGCTCGTTTCGGTCTTATCGGAGATGTGGTAGGCGATCTCGACATCGACGGCAGTGTGTCGACACGATTCAAATTGCTTGGCGATTCAGTTACGATAACCGGATACGGTCGTTTCAGGAATGAAGCGGCTCCATATCTGATGAACCATTACGTGTCAAATCACTTCATCTGGGATAACGATTTTGGCAAAACTCGCAGCTTCAGGGTGGGCGGTCGCCTGTCGATTCCGCACACCGGCACTTTCCTGACGGCAGGTGTTGAAAATATTCAGAATTACATCTATTTCAATAAAAACTGCATGCCGGTGCAGCATGGTGGAAGCGTGCAGATATTCAGTGCCACGCTTAACCAGGATCTTTCATTCGGCCCCTTTAACTGGAACAACAAGGTGACTTATCAGACATCGTCGGAGCAGGACATAATTCCGCTCCCCAAGCTGGCGATCTACTCCAATATGTTCCTTTCGTTTAAGGTGGCTCGCGTGCTTGATGTGCAGCTCGGTGTCGACTGCGACTACTACACCAAGTACAAGGCTCCCGGTTATCAGCCTGCGACTATGACATTCTATAATCAGGATGAAATCGATTGCGGAGGATATCCGTTCATGAATGCCTATGTCAACATGAAGTTGAGCAAGACACGCTTTTATGTCATGTTCAGCCATTTCAACCAGGGTATGACGAGCAACAACTATTTCTCGATGCCTCACTATCCCCTTAATCCCCGCAAATTCCAGATAGGACTTTCAATAGACTTTGCTAACTGA
- a CDS encoding transporter substrate-binding domain-containing protein, whose amino-acid sequence MGPIKPASRGHVVLYLILLIVIVGLFYSLRKCNRSYLSDELRPSGGDTLDVAIEYSPISFYTIEDTLGGFNYDLMRMIAERHGLKLKFHPVVTLSKALQYIENDTYDILAADIPLTAEFKERYAFLEPVLLDKQVLVQLRDSSGNARVNNQLDLAGDTVWIVDGSSIESRIINLGHEIGDTIYVEHEKLYGPEQLFLMTALGEIKQAVINERVAEAMAKDYPDVDISTDISFTQFQSWIVSNKRPEMRDSIDKWIKEIKFTPEYKELENRYLK is encoded by the coding sequence ATGGGACCGATTAAACCTGCATCACGCGGACATGTGGTGTTATACCTGATTCTGCTTATCGTGATAGTCGGATTGTTTTATTCGCTTCGCAAATGCAATCGCAGCTATCTTTCCGATGAGCTTCGCCCGTCGGGAGGTGACACTCTCGATGTCGCTATCGAGTATTCGCCGATTTCGTTCTATACAATAGAGGATACCCTTGGCGGATTCAATTACGACCTTATGCGCATGATTGCGGAGCGTCACGGTCTTAAGTTGAAGTTTCATCCGGTGGTCACGCTTTCCAAGGCTCTGCAATATATAGAAAACGACACCTACGACATATTGGCCGCCGACATCCCTCTCACCGCCGAATTCAAGGAGCGTTACGCTTTCCTTGAACCCGTTTTGCTCGACAAGCAGGTGCTGGTGCAGCTGCGCGACTCCTCGGGTAACGCAAGGGTCAACAATCAGCTTGATTTGGCGGGCGACACGGTGTGGATTGTCGACGGTTCGTCGATAGAGAGTCGCATAATCAATCTGGGCCATGAGATAGGCGACACAATATACGTGGAGCATGAGAAGCTTTATGGTCCTGAGCAGTTATTCCTGATGACAGCTCTTGGCGAAATAAAGCAGGCCGTAATAAATGAGCGTGTGGCTGAAGCCATGGCAAAGGACTATCCCGATGTTGACATATCGACCGACATCTCATTCACCCAATTCCAATCGTGGATAGTGAGCAATAAGCGTCCCGAGATGCGCGACAGCATCGATAAATGGATAAAGGAGATAAAGTTCACTCCCGAATACAAGGAACTCGAAAATCGATATTTGAAATAG
- a CDS encoding dihydroorotate dehydrogenase, with protein sequence MARLNVNIGALKLKNPVLTASGTFGYGEEFADFIDLSRLGGFIIKGTTLNHREGNPYPRMVETPSGMLNAVGLQNKGVDYMIEHIYPRIKDAGSEVIVNVSGATVDDYVAVCEKLAPLDAINAIEVNISCPNVKQGGMAFGTSCSGAAEVTRAVRRTYPKTVIVKLSPNVTSIAEIAKAVEAEGADSVSLINTLLGMSIDVERQRPHLSTITGGLSGAAVRPVAVRMVWQVAHAVKIPVVGLGGIMNGRDAIEFMLAGARAIEVGTANFIDPAVTIKIIDYMNDYCERHGVDDINDIVGMI encoded by the coding sequence ATGGCAAGATTGAATGTAAACATAGGAGCACTCAAGCTGAAAAATCCCGTGCTTACCGCATCGGGAACATTCGGCTACGGCGAGGAGTTTGCCGATTTTATCGATTTAAGCCGACTTGGAGGCTTCATAATAAAGGGCACGACACTCAATCATCGTGAAGGCAATCCCTATCCCCGCATGGTTGAAACCCCCTCGGGAATGTTGAATGCGGTAGGACTGCAAAACAAAGGCGTCGATTACATGATCGAGCACATCTATCCGCGCATAAAGGATGCCGGCTCCGAAGTAATCGTGAATGTTTCCGGTGCTACAGTTGACGACTATGTAGCCGTTTGCGAAAAACTCGCTCCGCTCGATGCCATCAACGCCATCGAGGTAAACATATCATGCCCCAATGTAAAGCAAGGCGGTATGGCATTCGGCACCAGCTGCTCGGGAGCCGCCGAGGTGACGCGTGCCGTAAGACGCACCTATCCAAAGACCGTAATAGTAAAATTGTCACCCAACGTGACATCCATCGCCGAAATTGCAAAAGCTGTTGAAGCGGAAGGCGCCGACTCGGTATCGCTCATCAACACCCTGCTCGGAATGTCGATTGATGTTGAACGACAGCGTCCGCATCTGTCAACCATCACCGGAGGGCTCTCTGGAGCCGCTGTACGCCCCGTAGCCGTGCGTATGGTATGGCAGGTAGCCCATGCAGTCAAAATCCCCGTAGTGGGCCTTGGAGGCATCATGAACGGTCGTGACGCTATAGAGTTCATGCTTGCCGGTGCTCGTGCCATAGAGGTAGGTACGGCCAACTTCATCGACCCCGCAGTGACGATTAAGATAATCGACTACATGAACGACTACTGTGAGCGACACGGAGTCGATGACATCAACGACATAGTGGGAATGATATAA
- a CDS encoding dihydroorotate dehydrogenase electron transfer subunit, with the protein MKKFILDFTVVENRRLHDLYSLLILRPCQGTLPDMLPGQFVQVAVDNSKTTYLRRPISINYVDYEQNHLWLLIRKAGDGTAALIEKESGDIVNLVLPLGNSFTVPAPGKKVLLTGGGVGVAPMLYWGKCLKEHGTMPEFLLGARSAGDILELEEFKAIGKVNISTEDGTLGEKGLVTTNSALSQHWDMIYCCGPAPMMKAVAKVARSINAECEVSLENMMACGLGACLCCVENTVKGNVCVCTEGPIFNINSLTWQD; encoded by the coding sequence ATGAAGAAATTCATTCTTGATTTTACGGTAGTTGAAAATCGTCGTCTACACGACCTGTATTCACTACTCATCCTGCGTCCTTGTCAGGGAACACTACCCGACATGTTGCCGGGACAATTCGTACAGGTGGCTGTCGACAATTCAAAGACCACCTATTTGCGACGCCCCATCTCCATAAATTATGTGGATTACGAGCAGAACCATCTGTGGCTGCTTATTCGTAAAGCCGGCGACGGCACAGCCGCTCTTATAGAAAAAGAGAGCGGTGACATTGTAAATTTGGTATTGCCGCTGGGCAACTCATTCACCGTCCCCGCTCCCGGCAAGAAGGTTCTTCTGACCGGCGGAGGCGTAGGTGTAGCCCCGATGCTCTATTGGGGAAAATGTCTTAAGGAACATGGAACCATGCCTGAGTTCCTACTTGGAGCCCGTTCGGCCGGCGACATCCTTGAGCTGGAGGAGTTCAAGGCAATCGGAAAAGTAAACATCTCAACCGAGGACGGCACTCTCGGCGAGAAAGGCCTCGTCACCACCAACAGCGCCCTGTCGCAACATTGGGATATGATATATTGCTGCGGTCCGGCTCCGATGATGAAAGCCGTTGCAAAAGTTGCACGATCAATAAATGCCGAATGCGAGGTGTCATTGGAAAACATGATGGCCTGCGGCCTCGGCGCCTGCCTGTGCTGTGTCGAGAACACTGTGAAAGGCAATGTATGTGTATGTACTGAAGGTCCCATATTTAATATAAATAGTCTGACATGGCAAGATTGA
- a CDS encoding helix-turn-helix domain-containing protein has protein sequence MDIASRIKIFMDYLGIPSSQFADTCGIPRPSLSQLLNGRNKKVSDEVIGKIHDAYPSLSVLWLMFGEGSMVPDANNEISEPENDLFSASQAAESNDNEGFALDSDFVQSEVLQMPEKIDESANSIKRPIRKENNVADTVQPAPQASMSLNFDNTKKIVNIMVFYNDNSFEWFVPKS, from the coding sequence ATGGATATAGCTTCACGCATCAAAATTTTCATGGATTATTTGGGAATTCCCAGTTCTCAATTTGCCGATACATGCGGAATCCCGCGTCCATCCCTGTCGCAACTGCTGAATGGACGCAATAAAAAAGTCAGCGATGAAGTCATCGGCAAAATTCATGACGCCTACCCGTCGCTATCCGTCCTGTGGTTGATGTTTGGCGAAGGGAGCATGGTGCCTGATGCAAATAACGAAATCTCAGAGCCTGAAAATGACCTGTTTTCAGCATCTCAAGCAGCCGAATCAAATGATAATGAGGGATTTGCATTGGATTCCGACTTCGTGCAAAGTGAAGTGCTTCAAATGCCGGAAAAAATTGATGAATCGGCAAACAGCATAAAACGCCCTATTCGCAAGGAAAACAACGTTGCCGACACTGTACAGCCAGCACCGCAGGCCTCAATGTCGTTGAATTTTGACAACACAAAGAAGATTGTCAACATCATGGTGTTTTATAACGACAACAGTTTTGAATGGTTCGTACCCAAATCATGA